The genomic stretch GGAATGTAAGAAGAGCAGGACAGATTACTTACCATTTGTTATTATTAAACAAAGTAAAATCAAAATTTTTTAATGCCATTAAGGTTAAGCAGCAGTCCTTTGAATTGCATTtgagttgtatgaaatgtgctatataaataaagtttAATTGTTTATACGCTGATTAGCCTGGAGTGCCCCCTCCCTAGCTACTTACAGATTCAAAATACGTCATTGACTAATAATATTCTTtgcatgaattatggcccctatTTTGCCCCGacgtaaaaaaaatctttgaatTGCCCctataaaaatgcatttatttgctACATGTATTTGCCTGAGATGCATGTTTTCATCCAGGTGAGCCAGAGTTCCGCTACACTGCTGGTTCCCATGGTAACGAGGTACTGGGTCGGGAGCTACTGCTGCTACTGATGCAGTTTATGTGTCAGGAGTACTTGGTGGGTAACCTGCGGGTACGCCACCTGGTCGAGGAGACCCGCATCCATCTGCTGCCCTCCGTAAACCCAGATGGCTACGAGAAAGTCTTTGAGTTGGTAGGTGGAGTGATTCTCCACTGCTGACCTGCTTTAAGATGTTACATGTTGCTCCCTTTTATAACAAGGTATAAATTTGCTGTGTATGCAGCTGTTGGCAAACTACTTTTCACATAATATTTTTATGCGTCTTTTTTACTCTCCAACTAGTAGGTTTTCTGGATGTACAGTAACACTCTGGGCTGGGTACCAAACGTTATGAGGATGGGAGATAAAAAAGACTCTTCACTGGGGGATGGGAATTAGTAAAGCAGTGGGAAGGAGGGAAAACATGTTTCAGGTGCATCATGGgcgaaataaaacaaaaaacggATTCCGGGGAATGGAGCATCATGTCATCATGGTCTTGGCACGATCGTTAAGAGTCAGATGAATTAAGTAATTGGGCTTGTCACCTGACTTTGTTCCACAACGGGTCATCCAACTCCTGCCCTGTCTTATTCAtacataaatttaaaaaaataaatcaacgtGTAAAGCCAATAGATCATTCAGCATACTTTGTATGGCAGATAATGAAAATTAAATCATATTTTGGCGATGTAATAGTCAAAATAACGTTGCTTggttaaagttttttttcttttttaatcttTCATTTAGGGCTCGGAGCTTGGGGGCTGGTCCCTTGGCCGCTGGACTCAGGATGGCCTGGATATTCACCACAACTTCCCAGATCTTAACTCTGTCCTCTGGGAGGCGGAGAGCAGGAAGTGGGTGTCACGGAAAGTTCTCAACCACCATCTGCCTATTCCAGAGTGGTATTACTCTAAAAATCATACGGTCAGTCaaagagaaatatttaaaaatacgataaaaatccatccatccatccatccatccatccatccatccatccatccatctatccatccatccattggcttACTGTTTTCAGACCTTCTCAGAGCACAGATTCAAAAATCACCCACCCTCTCAACTGAATAATAATTGAATATAATGGTGAAACTTTGCTATATTCCTCCTGACTGCCTAAACTTTGAAAGATTCAATCAGAAAATTTTAATTCTTGCCTACACATGCAACTTTGTCAAACTGGTCCTCAATCTGGTCTCAAAATTACTCTTTTACCTTCTGCGGAATGGCAAGAGCGTCATTAGAGATTTATGAATAAGGGGATCTGATTTTAATGATGATGAATGAGAACACACTGTTTGATCAGTGTAGAAGTAGGACAAAACCCCTCCTAAACAGTCCTAGGGATTGCAACAGGGCAACAACGTTTATCAGAATTTCATGTTCAAGAAAATCCCAATTTATTCACCTGTAGAAACATGCCTGATTTAAAACACAATAGAAACATCAATGCCATTTATAAATCTCTAGCATAATCAATAGAATAATCCTTTCTCACACAGGTTGCCGTGGAGACACGAGCACTTATTTCCTGGATGGAAAAGATTCCCTTTGTGCTGGGTGGGAATCTACAGGGGGGTGAACTGGTGGTGACGTTCCCCTATGACAAAGCCCGCTCCCAGTGGAAAGTGCAGGAGCAGAGCCCAACGGCCGATGACCCAGTGTTCCGCTGGCTGGCCTTTTCTTACGCCTCCACCCACCGGCTGATGACAGATGCCGGCCGGAGAGTGTGTCACACGGAAGACTTTGCTAAGGAGGAAGGCACAATCAATGGAGCTTCTTGGCACACAGCTCCTGGAAGTCAGTCCATTTCCAAATGCCTCTACCTCTCTTTCAAAAATAAATCTAGACCTGACATTTCGTCTCGACTGTATTTCAGTTGAAGAGCGTATTACAAATTATTTACTCCTAATTTATTTTTCCATTCACCTTTCAGCtttctcttttctttcttttcgaAGGTGTTCTCAGctattatttaaaatgaatttagtttaaataccagaacagATTCAAAGCCCATTGTGAGGGGCATGCGATCTGGGCCACCATTTTTTTTAGGGAAATGAATCAGATGACTGGAATCGTTTGCACTGATTGGTCCCATCTGTTCCTCATTCCCAGTGCCcctatatattagcatattttgcttttgttttgacAGTAACCACAGACCAGGGCCCACCCTTTGTGTTAGGCCTGAACATCTGTGCTGTGTGGTGCTCGCATGTAttcgtgtccccccccccccccaaaattagcatttttattgctctttattattttgtttcctGTGTTCCCATATTTGAAAAGGGAATTTCCCTATAAAGAAAAAGCCTGGACCAAACTTAACGTATCACATGCTTCTCTACACCAGGCTTCCAAAGCTGTTCATTACGTTTTCTTGATTATTATGTTTTTCGGATTATTTCCGTGTCACTTTCAACGAAAAGCTCAGAGAATGAGTGTTTCAAAATCGAAAGGCCTGTTTTATGCACCTTGGAACCGGGGGTCACCCACCCCCAGTACCCAGCAAACTTCTGGAGCGTCATTAATAATGCAGCGATGAACAATCATGAATTAATCACCCAGAATTCAAGAATTAAAACCgataaaatttcatttttaaaaagtctgttttttttttttaaaaaaaggttctATTTGAGCTTTTTAAAGGCAAACAGACACGTGAACATTACTTAATGTGCCACCCCGCCTCGTTCAGATCGTTCCATTAAATAGCTGACCTATAAACCGCTGTTGTTTTGCAGGCATGAATGACTTTAGCTACTTGCACACTGACTGCTTTGAGCTCTCCATGTATGTGGGCTGTGACAAATTCCCCCATGAGagtgagctggctgcagagtggGAGAACAACCGTGAGTCTCTGCTCGTCTTCATGGAACAGGTGAGGACGGCAGGAAACACACGAGTGCGAATGCATGTATACACACGCCCAAGTTCGTGCACTAATGGAAAGAAAGTGAATACTATACAGTAGCTACAGTATGTCAATAGTTTATGCATTTAAACGGCTGAATGTCAACACACTATGGATAGTATTTGTCTGTATATTGGACAAAAGCTTAACTTTAGCCAAAATCACTATCATCTGGCACCCTTTAAAGAACTTGATTCTGTTAAGATGAACAAATGTTTACTCCGGGATCGCTTTTGAGTGCTGGCTGGCCTGCACTGATAATTATTGGCTTTATCGATTGTTTTCACTTAGTGAGTGCCAGGCCTAATGTGGAATTACATTATCTATCCTAGCCGTTCGACCTTATTTAACCTTATTTAATCAGGTTTCTTCATCAAATGTCACAATGGGACTGACCAGAGCACTGCAGTGTCCTAAACACTAAGCAGAAACTTCACATCTTCCTCCCACACATCTTCTTCCAGTTGGCTGTTctatttcttattgattcagGGTAATAACATTAACTAGAGTATGAACTGACGGAGAAATTATACCAAACTTTGGTGAAGTACAATTTGAACTACATAATTCCAATTAGAATGTATTAATTATAAACCCATACAattataaaatacattaaaacacaACATTTGTCTGAATACATTATAaatgattatataattattacattataCTGTATGTTACATATTatatagtatatgtatattaaaatgatGAACAGTGTACTGTGCCGACCTGGATACGTagtcagaagatggatgatgATGGATAAATGGTGTGGTAGCACTTTTTAGCACAttccatttatatttaatttgaaatattgTAGACCTGAACTAATTCTTGCTTAATAGCATTCAGTTACATTATGACCGCAGTGGCTCCAGGGTTGGACCCTGTCTGTGGGGCTTGTATGTTCTCGCGTGTTTCCTTTGCCCATTTTCATTAGGGCCCTTCATTGCCTATGTCCTGCTGCTTGCGGAAACCTCTACTCTATATCCAGCCTCTACATCAAATTGCAACTGACAACCTGACATCATAATGGCAGCtgtaaaatatgtaatatatgtaCCTAGAGATATGCACAAATGGCCAGGCGTTTTATGGACACGCGGTGCACGTTCGCCCTTGTTAAATGAAGCAGAATGTAGTGATTGATTATGTTATCCTCTTGCCTGTCCAGGTGCATCGTGGGATCAAAGGTGTCGTTAGGGACATGCAGGGCCGGGGAATTGCCAACGGCACCATTTCTGTGGAAGGCATCAACCACGATATTCACACAGGTTAGACAAACTGAGTCATTTTTGTAATACTATATTCACACAGGTCAGACAAACTGAGTCATTTTTGTAATACTATATTCACACAGGTCAGACAAACTGAGTCATTTTTGTAATACTATGTCTAGTACCATTAACATTTTtagaatatttaaaatgtactttttaTATATGAAGAATAggaaagtgtgatttttttaatttctttccaTAGAAATTGGGAAAATTGATACTTTTTTATCATTGTCAACAAAATGCTTTCATCATTTCCTTCTGTCACTGTGGATGGCTACTTCAGTCGGAATTTCCCTTGTGATACAGAGGAAGAGCTTTTCCATACTTGACATGTGCTGCCTCAGGATGGAGTAGCATAGATATAAAATGTCCTCTCCCCAACAAATCAAGCACAATGCACCCAACACAGATGGAATTAATTGGCAATTAAAATCAGATTATCCGTGAAATCTTGGAGTATTTTTCATATATCTCCGAGCTCAGGAGGTGAAATTCAGAGATACAACATGGCTGTATGGGTAAGCGTGTCCTTCTAGATGAGGGCATCTAAACATGAATTGTTTTTCTGCAGGGAGACACCAGTACTGGCTTTTCATTCCGTGTAGCAGGATCTTCTTTTCTTTCTGGAGGGTGCAGTCTTATGTCAGATTCCAGTTTCAGCAGATGTATTACTGTAGCTTTAATTGGAAATGCTGGGGTCTCTCCCTGTGCAGGGCCCTGTGAAGATAGGGACCCTGTTCTGCATCAGCTCTGCGGCTAAATCACAGACATTGCATTGACATTGTCAGCCACAAGCCTCTAGCCCACACGCTGCCTTGCTTTGGGAGATAAAACTACTGACATCTGGCATGAAAATGATCGGTGGTATTTTCTAAGTATGGGGAGGAGGGGGAGCTTTGGCTGTCAGCAATGACTGGGAAGGAATATTTCTAGACATGCAGGGAAAATACACCTTCTATTATCACTCATCCCACTGCGCAAATGTCATAACCAAAATTCTTTCATATCCTCATATTAGTTACACTGGTAATGAGTATGAGATTTCAAAATGGTTACGGTAGTGAGCGGTATGAAGACCATGCTAACGTTTGGCAGATCTTAAAAGCTTGGAGCGCGCTACCTAAAAGTGAGACTTCATAATGAGACTGGCTACTGGTAAAAGACCTCATTAAAGTCAGCGCTGCCTAATGGGGATTCATTTCCTGTCCCTGCgtcagtgtgtgtggagttggatTCTTCTACTATATCCCCAGGGTGCCCCTGTGTCATGCCGCGTGTCCAAAACCATATGGTTAAGTGAGCTAGTGTCTCCAAATTGCCTTTAGAGTACAGTGGTATACTAATGTATGTGCACCCTTGGTCAAAATTTCTGTTAGCAAGTAAAAGATGACCTGATTTCTAAAAGGTGCAAATATGAtgcatttctttctttttttaataatcCTGCCAGTTTTGTAAGCTTCTGATGCAGAATTTTGTGGTGAGGATGCAAGAGAGGTTCTCTTTTGGTGACTTATCCACGAAGGTTTTTTAGAGTCTGCCACCACTCTGCATAATCTTGCTGAAGGTCTTTTTCCAGTCAAAGAGAGGTTTTGATTTGCTTTTCTCACAATCTTACAAACAGTTCtctcagaatgttttttttggtCTTCTTGGCCTCAACTTTGCCTCCGCCATTCCTGTTAACTGCCATTTCTTCAATACATTATGAACTGAGGAAACTGCTACCTGGAAGCACTCTGCTATCTTCTTATAGCCTTGTTCTGCTTTATAAGCATAAATTCTTTTCATTTTCAGAGTGCTAAGCAGCTGCTAAGAGGACCTGATTGTTGGTACAAGGTCTGAggagtatttataaagcatTTATAAAGCTTTTGCATTTGCATAATCTGGCCTTTGCTCATGATAACTGTTACAATCCATAGCCCTAATGAGCTATTTAAGGAGACTTTGGTAAAACTTGTCTGAGAGTTCAGTCTCTTGGGGGGACAAACTTTTACATGTTGCTCTTTCGCTTTATTCCACTCTAAAATTGTATAAAACAAAAGTAATACACTAATCTTGCTTAAAATGTTGAAATGAATGTTTCTTTATGCCTTTTGGAGAAAAATTATACATGCTGTTCCTTAAGAACATCCTTTAAGTTTAGAAAGctttaattatattttataaCATGGGATTATCTGAATCTCtgtcaaatccatccatccatccatccatccatccatccatccatccatccatccatccatccatccacctatctTACATGCTTGTTTGTCCTATGCAGAGTCCAGGGTCTCTCCCAGACACACTGGGCACacgacagggaataacccaggatggggtgccaacccttagaagggcacacacaccatacactcacactttCACACCTAGGGACAAAGTGGCAAATCCATTTTACATTAGCAAGTTTTtggatcatggggggggggggaagggactGGACTGGACTCCAGAggtatgaggtaacagtgctaaccactgcagcaccatgccagCCTCTATTCTGCGGTTTGTCAATTTTTCATGGTaaatacagtatttatataaataaatgtaatgtcatTTTTCTACAGTTATTACAGTgaagtgaagacaaaatgcaatGGATTCATTATTTGATTTGCTTCTCGTTATAATCATGACACAAACAACAGGTTTCCTTTCATTCGTTTTAGCGGCAGATGGCGACTATTGGCGACTTTTAAACCCCGGGGAGTACAGGGTGACAGTGAGGGCCCAGGGGTACAATCCCGCCAGCAAAGTGTGTGAGGTGGGCTATGACATGGGCGCCACCCAGTGCGACTTTGTCCTCAGCCGTACCAACCTGTCGCGGATCAAGGAGATCATGGAGAAGTTTGGCAAGCGCCCCATCAAGCCTCTGCAGCAACAAGTCAGGCACAGGCAGACTCAGACATAAGGATGCAGAGCAGTGAGGACAAGCAGGTGATATGAAGACCTTTCTCAGACCTTTTATGCCGACAACTGGACATGGAGAGTTCTGGAATGGATTAGCCTGTGGGTGGACATTTCTAAGAGGGATCAGTATTTGAAGCACTTTTTCCATATTTTAGTGCCTTACTTTTAGTTAATTTTAAATTAGAACTAGTGGCTTATTAGatgttttttccttttgttttaatATACAgagtaagaaaaataaaatgaaaatagatTGATTTCAAAATGTAACCATCCATCATCATTTCATGAAGTGAAATATACTATGTCAATTCACAATAAATCTGGAAATGAATAGTAACCAGCTAGTTTGTTCTTTGAAAGCCATCTTAAACACGTATCTCAATTAACCTGACAGGGTACTGTATCCTGATTAAATTGCTTATCTACTACAATAAACTAACAATAAACACGATTTTCATAATGACACCACTAAAGCAAAAAGTAACAAGTGTACATCGATATGCTCAGAAAATCAAATTAAACTTGTAGAGCACGGTGCTACAATATTTTGTGATTTCTGCCCCATGTATGAAAACCCAGATGTGGCATTTGTGGAATGAAGACCAGACTGCATACGTCTAAGGAGGAGAGCAGCAGCATCTGACCTTGGCAGCACTACAAAGGGCAAAACTCTCTCTGAAACTCTTCCAGCATCTAAAACTAAACTGCAAGCTATAAAAACCTACCTGACTGGAATTCTGCACATGTGTAAAAACTCATGTATCCTGTGATTCTCCTGCTTCTCTGGTGGTAAATGAATTACAAGAGTAAATATACTCTAGATATATATAAACAGTAAATTTTTAAATAGTGGAGCAATTTCTATAGATAATATAAATGTAGACTCTATTAAAATATGCACTCATTAGCCAATTTACTTGGGACACCTGCTTGCTCATCCAAAGAGTAAATCCTGTTGGTGTAACTTAGCTTGCTGACAGGGAATCACTTACTGCTTGGCAAAGACAGCTGACCTGAGATCTGCGTGTTGTGACTGTCACTGCCATACACAGTGGTCTCAGCTTTTCCAGCCCACCCTGGAATTTTCACACACTACGGTGTTTcaagtttacagagaatggtgcaatacccacacacacacacacacacacacacacacacacacacacacacacacacacacacacacacacaatacatcTGGTCAGCtaggggcgtcagaagcattttgaatgtggggggggggcacactggtataaaactaatattttatgctaaatgTGGGGGGGTTCGAACAAATAATTATTCAATTTAAGGGTGGCTACGCCCATGCGGTCAGCTGTAGTTTTAAGAGTGGAATCAGATGAGTGGAGCCTGGCAAAACATGTTAAAGGTAACATGGAAGCTACAAGTGCTAAATTAACAACCACGTACAAACTACCCTGTGCACAATGGCTTCTCGCCacttctatattcttaaagTGGTTCTGGAGGCAAAAGTGGGTCCTCCATATGTTACTAGCCTAGCATACCTAATGAAGTGGCCACTGAGTGTAAAGCTCGTAgtgattaaagaaaaacagctaAGGAGTACACTGCTCATTTCATCCATTAAAGGAAACTAAAGGACAATTACAGTAAACAAAGGCCTTCAGACACTGACCAGTATCCCCTGCATCAATCTCAACTGAAAGATCACTAACAACTagcttccacaactgcttacaGTTCCATCTCACTTCTTCCGTCATTTTACTGCCTCTGTAAAAACCCTTCATTCACCAAAAAAGACAAATCCAACAACAAGAATATcagtaaagtaagaaaatgctTTTCGTCATTTCCTGCGAACTAAAAAGTTTAAGCATTATTACCAGATCTGTTATCTAACCTTGACAGACAACATGGTAGCACTTCTTATTGTTATGTGACAAAATCCAAGTACCTCCTAGATGGTCTTAAGGGGTCAATGTGAAAGCAACAAAATATGTgcggaaaaaaataaaagtaaaataattaattccacaaaggggaacacccaggatgaCGTCtttgcccatcgcagggcacacatacacacaacggGAAATTTAGGAACACCAGTTCACCCAACTGTATTCCAGAGTGATCCTTTACTACACTGGCAGAATATGGTAATTCCACACATGCACAGAGCAGGGGTAtgatggaggtgtgaagcaacagcaccACCCACCGAGTCCCCAAATCGTAAAAGGAGCTAATAACAAAATATTATGTCTGCTTAGTGAGATCTTCCATCTGTGATAGGTTAGTGAAAATCTGAAACAAAGTGTAAAGCTCTGGATGTACTAGGCTTGTGAAGGAACGATAACGGATGTGATTCATCTTATAATCACATATAATTATAGAATCACATAGGAATTCATCTTAGAATGGACAGCTGTAGTCCTTCTGGGAATGATGAACGAGGTATCTCTTCTCCATCATTTTAACAAGAGTGAATAATAAGTCTTCAGTTtttctaattaattaattaattaattaataaaagaTTCACTCCTTATCCTGCGAGCACAGTGAGATGGCGATTAAAATAATATCGCCGGAGACTTGGCAACAATGAATAGGTTAATTTAGAGAAGTTTCTTTCTTCAGGACTTGATGGAGGGCTAGTCAGATATGAAACGGAAAACAATGAGATGGATCGGCTGAATTAGAGTTCAGCAAAATGAATCCCAGCAAACAAAAAACGAATACAGGGTAAGTcagtacattaaaaaaagattcAAGGGAATGACAGCGATTGGCAGAGGAACAAAATTCACTGAAACATTGTTTCTCTcgtaacaaaaaaaataatccacTTGTGGAAACACGGGTCTCTTTCCAAAGTAGCTGTAAAATACTCGTAGTCCTGAAGTTTCCAGTAGGTCAAAAAGTAAATATTggtaaccaaagaaaaccaaataTAAATCATGATCTAATTCTGTACTCCAAACTCAGGCAAAAGGTCACAAAATCGATTAGCACAACACGGGAAAATCAGCAAATGAAAAAGTAAGAAACAAACAGAAATCATAAGAAAAatgaacaaacaagcaaataagtaaaataaaagTAATGCAAGtaggacaaaacaaaacaacagaaGTAAACAACAAACGTTGAATGTCTTGTAAACAAatatatgcattttatattattcCTGAACTAAGCAGACAGTGAAACACAGATCCCTTTGGCAAACTGGGCCACACATATTGCCAGCACAGTAGGGTCT from Brienomyrus brachyistius isolate T26 chromosome 3, BBRACH_0.4, whole genome shotgun sequence encodes the following:
- the LOC125739360 gene encoding inactive carboxypeptidase-like protein X2 isoform X1 codes for the protein MRNHHTVVLFPSLLRLLEVLLGVTYGRAVEYRDYRLQELRGTEPLHGNWGHGKPWFYTDILGDPQEDRSPRNTNREPRATKETARQLGKSAANSKSVKNGNKKKDRNEKGSLKSPNGSNEGFGYYGFGIEECPPLGLENLKIDDFQLHASSIKRYGLGAHRGRLNIQAGLLEDDFFDGGWCAGRNDPLQWFEVDARRLTKFTGVITQGRNSLWSSDWVTSYKVRVSNDSHTWTTIKNGTRDVVFSANSEKELPVLNSLPTPVIGRYIRVSPHSWYPRGCICMRVEILGCPMPDPNNYYHRRNEITTTDKLDFKHHGYKEMRQLMKTVNEMCPDITRIYNIGKSYNGLKLYAIEITDNPGQHEQGEPEFRYTAGSHGNEVLGRELLLLLMQFMCQEYLVGNLRVRHLVEETRIHLLPSVNPDGYEKVFELGSELGGWSLGRWTQDGLDIHHNFPDLNSVLWEAESRKWVSRKVLNHHLPIPEWYYSKNHTVAVETRALISWMEKIPFVLGGNLQGGELVVTFPYDKARSQWKVQEQSPTADDPVFRWLAFSYASTHRLMTDAGRRVCHTEDFAKEEGTINGASWHTAPGSMNDFSYLHTDCFELSMYVGCDKFPHESELAAEWENNRESLLVFMEQVHRGIKGVVRDMQGRGIANGTISVEGINHDIHTAADGDYWRLLNPGEYRVTVRAQGYNPASKVCEVGYDMGATQCDFVLSRTNLSRIKEIMEKFGKRPIKPLQQQVRHRQTQT
- the LOC125739360 gene encoding inactive carboxypeptidase-like protein X2 isoform X2; the protein is MRNHHTVVLFPSLLRLLEVLLGVTYGRAVEYRDYRLQELRGTEPLHGNWGHGKPWFYTDILGDPQEDRSPRNTNREPRATKETARQLGKSAANSKSECPPLGLENLKIDDFQLHASSIKRYGLGAHRGRLNIQAGLLEDDFFDGGWCAGRNDPLQWFEVDARRLTKFTGVITQGRNSLWSSDWVTSYKVRVSNDSHTWTTIKNGTRDVVFSANSEKELPVLNSLPTPVIGRYIRVSPHSWYPRGCICMRVEILGCPMPDPNNYYHRRNEITTTDKLDFKHHGYKEMRQLMKTVNEMCPDITRIYNIGKSYNGLKLYAIEITDNPGQHEQGEPEFRYTAGSHGNEVLGRELLLLLMQFMCQEYLVGNLRVRHLVEETRIHLLPSVNPDGYEKVFELGSELGGWSLGRWTQDGLDIHHNFPDLNSVLWEAESRKWVSRKVLNHHLPIPEWYYSKNHTVAVETRALISWMEKIPFVLGGNLQGGELVVTFPYDKARSQWKVQEQSPTADDPVFRWLAFSYASTHRLMTDAGRRVCHTEDFAKEEGTINGASWHTAPGSMNDFSYLHTDCFELSMYVGCDKFPHESELAAEWENNRESLLVFMEQVHRGIKGVVRDMQGRGIANGTISVEGINHDIHTAADGDYWRLLNPGEYRVTVRAQGYNPASKVCEVGYDMGATQCDFVLSRTNLSRIKEIMEKFGKRPIKPLQQQVRHRQTQT